The window CTTCTTTATAACATTCACTGCATATTGGTTATTAGGTTTACCAACAGGCTATATTTTAGCCCTGACTGACTATATTGCACCTGCAATGGGACCAAAAGGTTTCTGGATAGGCTTTATTGTTGGGTTAAGTGCTGCTGCGGTTGGTATGGCAACACGAATTATGTGGATCCATAAACAACCTGAGCAAGTTGTGTTATTGCGTTCAACACGCTAGTCGTCGGTTTTTTAAGCAATTTATTGTGGGGGAAGATGTATTTCGCACCAGATAGTTTTAAATACGAGCAAACTGTCGCGAAATTACATTTTCCCCTTGCCAGATTCACAGCATAACGTTAATATTCGTCCCCGTTGTCAGTTAGAAGTTTTCAATGCGTCCGTAGCTCAGTTGGTTAGAGCACCACCTTGACATGGTGGGGGTCGGTAGTTCGAGTCTACTCGGACGCACCATTTCTAGTTAGCACAACAAGTTAATTTCAGTGCGTCCGTAGCTCAGTTGGTTAGAGCACCACCTTGACATGGTGGGGGTCGGTAGTTCGAGTCTACTCGGACGCACCATTTCAAGTTAACACAATACGTTAATTCTCAGTGCGTCCGTAGCTCAGTTGGTTAGAGCACCACCTTGACATGGTGGGGGTCGGTAGTTCGAGTCTACTCGGACGCACCATTTCCTAACTGCTTCATTTTTATTCTAATATTTTTCTTGATTGTCATTCAAACATGCCTTATTTTGTTGCGCAACAAAAGAACTCGCATAAAATCAACCGAATTATTGATCTTAGCTATCTCTTCATTGAATTTAGTAAAATTTGATTTGTCTCACAGTTTTTTGTTGTTTATAATAGCGATGTTGGCTGAAAGGTTTCACCAACAATAAATCAGTACGTTAGCTTTAATGAAGTTTGTCTACTACACTATAATAAGAATCAATTTATGACAAATTTCATCATATTATTGAATTTAACACCAGACTGTCGCCTATTCTTATATGAGTTGCGCAACACGTTTTATCCTGCACACTCAGTATCGGCGGCAATATCGATTTCCTTTATAACCTTAGATAGACTGCCATGAAAAAAACCAAAATTGTTTGTACTATCGGTCCAAAAACCGAATCTGAAGAAAAACTGACCCAACTATTAGACGCAGGCATGAACGTCATGCGCCTAAACTTCTCCCACGGTGACTATGAAGAACACGGTCAACGTATCAAAAATCTTCGTTCTGTTTGTGCAAAAACTGGTAAACAAGCAGCTATCCTGCTCGACACTAAAGGCCCTGAAATCCGCACGATGAAATTAGAAGGCGGTAACGATGTTTCTCTCGTTGCAGGTCAAACTTTCACGTTTACCACTGATACCTCGGTGATCGGCAATAAAGACAGAGTGGCTGTCACCTACGCAGGCTTAACGGAAGATCTGAAAGTAGGCAACACCGTTTTAGTCGATGATGGCCTTATTGGCATGAAAGTTACCAACATCACCGCGACTGAAGTCATTTGTGAAGTATTAAACAACGGCGACCTTGGTGAGAAAAAAGGTGTTAACCTACCCGGCGTTTCAATTGGTCTGCCTGCTTTAGCCGAAAAAGACAAAGAAGATTTGGTGTTTGGCTGCGAGCAAGGCGTTGATTTTGTTGCGGCTTCTTTCATCCGTAAACGTTCTGATGTTGAAGAGATCCGTGCTCACCTGAAAAAACACGGTGGAGAAAACATCCAAATCATCTCTAAAATTGAAAACCAAGAAGGTTTAAATAATTTTGATGAGATCTTAGAAGCCTCTGATGGCATCATGGTGGCTCGTGGTGACTTGGGTGTTGAGATCCCTGTCGAAGAAGTTATTTTTGCGCAAAAAATGATGATTGAAAAATGTGTTAAGGCGCGTAAAGTCGTTATCACTGCAACACAAATGTTAGATTCAATGATCAAAAACCCGCGCCCTACTCGTGCAGAAGCAGGCGATGTGGCTAACGCGATTTTAGATGGTACCGATGCCGTTATGTTATCTGGCGAAAGTGCGAAAGGTAAATATCCAATAGAAGCCGTCACTATCATGGCGACTATCTGTGAACGTACTGATCGCGTGATGCCAACTCGTATCGATAATCAAAAACCAAGTCAGCGCTTACGTGTTACCGAAGCTGTATGCCGTGGTGCAGTTGAAATGTCTGAAAAATTAGACGTACCACTGATTGTTGTCGCAACTTATGGCGGTAAATCAGCGAAGTCTGTCCGTAAATACTTCCCAACCGCACCAATCCTTGCATTAACCACTAATGAAGAAACGGCACGTCAGTTGTTATTAGTGAAAGGCGTGATCCCAATGATCGTTGACGGTTTCACGTCGACAGATGATTTCTACCGTGAAGGTAAGCGCGCTGCGTTAGAAAGTGGTTTAGCGGTTGAAGGTGATGCTGTTGTGATGGTTTCTGGCGCATTAGTCCAAAGCGGTACAACCAATACTTCTTCTGTTCATATTCTGTAATTACTATTTTATAGAATGCTAAAAGGCCGTTTGCTGTTAATTCAGCTAGCGGCCTTTTTTATTTTCCTTTAACATTTAATGCTATCCTGACTTAACTATTTACCCATTTAAATTTCTATAGTAAATATCTTATCTCTTTTTGAGGGCATTATGACAAAACACCTTTTAATTGTTCAAATAATAACCTGCATTGATCTTAATTTAAATTTTTCTTCTTTTTCCTATGACTAAATGTAAAGTATTTCTAGCAAATCTTTAAATTAAGTACTAGCATAAGACTTAGTAAGTGCCATACCCTAATTTTCATTAGGTTGTTTTAAAGGGACATAGCAAGCTTAAAGATAATCGTCTTGGCTCTATTATTTGGTGACTTGCTCTTTATATTTTCAAGATAATCAATCTAGAGGGTAAAATAATGATTCGTACTAAAATTCTACTGGGCTCTATCGTATTAGCTTCAGCATTACTAGCGGGTTGTTCTAACAGCACTGAAGTGCAAAAACTCTCTTCAGACGTACAAACTCTGAATGGTAAAGTTGATCAGCTGAGCAACGATGTTCAGTCACTGCGTTCTGATGTTCAGACAGCTCAAGAAGAAGCAGCACGTGCTAACCAACGTCTGGACAACCAAGTTCGTACTTACAAAAAATAAGTCCGATTTGGTCGTTATCTAATTGAAACGACGCTTCTTAGAAGCTGATAGTATTTATGAGGGCCTATGAAAATAGGCCCTTGTTTTTTGGTGCAGATTATTGAGCGGCTACAGAGGAACGGTATTTAACAGGTAATAACGCGCCGATTTTTCCGTCATAAATCGGGCCAGGCTGTGAAATAGTGAATGGCTCAATCGGTATTAGCTGTTCATGTTGGTTTTCATACTCAGGCTCAGTCGTGCCCTGATCATTATTTACACGTACTGGCATCCCAGAGCGTCTAGCTAGCTCTTTTTGCACTAAAGCCTTATCAATACCTTCATTTTCAAGAAAACGCTTGAAATCGTCTGAGAGCTTGATTGGCATGGTTTGTGGATCATCTGTACTTGAACGGGATAACGGTTGATGTACTTCAATATAATAACTGCCATCGGCTTCTTTGGAATATTTCACCGCTTGGTCGATGACTTGGACGCGCGTTCCTTTTGGAACAGTATGAAATAGTGCCTCTATATCATCCGGGCGTAAACGAATACAACCTGAACTCACACGCATTCCAATTCCGAAGTTAGCGTTAGTACCATGAATTAAATATTCACCACGACCATAAGCCAAGCGCAATGCATACAAGCCCATTGGGTTTTCAGGACCTGCGGGCACAACTGCGGGTAATGTAATCCCTTCTTTTGCATAGTTTTTACGAATATTCGCCGTTGGTGTCCATGTTGGGTCTTTAATTGACTGGCTAACTGATGTCACCATTTCTGGTGTATCACGACCTAGCTGACCAATACCAATTGGGTAAACCACAACATTATCGCTGTTAGCTGGGTAATAATATAAACGCAGTTCCGCTAAGTTGATCACGATCCCTGTTCTAGGTGTTGGTGGCAATAGCATTTGCGCAGGAATAATCAATTCTTTACCCGCTTCAGGTAAGTAAGGATCTGTGCCAGGATTTGCTTCAAGCATCCCTAACAAACCGATTTCGTGTTCACTTGCAATCGCTTCAAGAGGACGACCATCATTTGGCACGATATAGGTGTAATTTTCCCCGATTAGGCGGGTGTTACTGTCAGGTAATGGGTACTCTTTTGCCTGAGCTGGCGATAATAACGCACTCATGACAAATAAACTTGCCACCGTTAAAACTCTCTTCATACCTACTCCAAGGAAAATAGTGTTCTTACAATAACGCATTAATTATTGCTCATAATAGCAACTATTCTTGATATCTTTAATACTTAATGAATATTTTAATTAACTCATATTATTGAGCCAATCTTTATACGATAGTCAGATTTTAACGGACGACTTAATTAAGCGCGAAGTTAAGGCGGGGAAATAGACGAGGGAACAGAATGGTTCCCTCACTAAGGCTAAATTAGCGCGTTTGCACGCCCTAAGATTGTACGGATCATGGCATTTAACCCTTGCGTTCGTGAAGGTGTTAAATGTTGTTCTAATGCTAATTGCTCAAAAAAGGATTTCACGTCTAAGGCTAATATTTGCTGAGCTGTTTTACCTTGAAAGAGAATAATGACAATCGCCACCAGCCCTTTAACGATCGCAGCATCGCTATCCCCTGCAAAAGTAATTGTGCCATCGGATTGTAACTGCATATCAATCCACACTTGGCTTTGGCAGCCCGCAATTAAGTTACTATCATTTTTTTGCTTTTCATTGAGCTCAGGTAAACGCCCACCAAGCTCAATCATATACAAATAGCGTTCTTCCCAATCCTGACAGCGCGCAAAATTACGTAATAGTTTATTTTCATCGGGTAATGCCGGCATACTCACTTCCTTTACCATTGACTTATTTCTTGCTACTTAGCCTAACAATTTTTTAATGCGCTGTAATGCATTGAATAGCGCATCAATATCTTCTTTCGTGGTGTAGATCCCCACAGATGCTCGGCACATAGCAGGAACATGGTAATGTTCCATTAAAGGTAAAGCACAGTGATGCCCTGTTCGAATAGCAATACCATATCTATCTAAAAATGAACCAACATCATAGGCATGGTGCGCACCAAGGTTAAAGGCTAACACACCTTCACGCTGTTCATTGCCATATAACGTGATGGATGGATTATCTTTAAGCTTTTGCGATGCATACGCCATGATTTGTGCTTCATAGGAGAAAACATTGGGTAAATTTAACGCCGTCAAATAGTCAAATGCCGCACCTAACCCAATAATTGCACTCACATTTGGCGTACCTGCTTCAAAACGCCAAGGCGCATCAGCAAAGGTAATTCCTTTCGTTAAGCTCACTTGGCGGATCATCGCCCCACCGCCTTCCCATGGCGGCATCACATCTAAGATAGCCTTTTTACCATACAAGATCCCTATACCGGTTGGGCCGTATAATTTGTGCCCTGAGAACACATAGAAATCACAGTCCAGATCCCGTACATTAACCTGCTGGTGCATCGCACCTTGTGCACCATCCACTAAAATTGCCAGTTCACTGCCTTTTTGTGCGGCAATAGCTCGCGCTTGTTGGATAATTTCTTTAACTGGATTTACAGTACCTAACACATTTGAAATATGCGTGAAGCTCAGTAAACGTGTCCGCTCATCGATGAATTCATTGAGCTTATCTAACTGCAATGTCCCATCATCAGAAATAGGGATAACGCGTACTTCAAAACCGATTTCTTCAGCTAATATAAACCAAGGTACGATATTGGCGTGGTGCTCCATTTCGGTGATAACGATGTTATCACCCTCAAAGAAATGCTTGCGTCCGTAGCTATTTGCAACAAGATTGATGCCTTCAGTTGTGCCTTTGACAAAAACGATTTCTTCATTAGAACCCGCATGGATGAAATTCGCTGCTTTTTGGCGCACGTCTTCCATCATCGTGGTTGCATTGGCACTGAGTGTATGAATGCCGCGATGAACCGCGGCATACTGATGTAACGTAAACTCACTTTCGCGCTCAATAACTTGCAACGGTTTTTGTGCACTCGCCGCACTGTCTAAATAGACTAAGGGATGGTTATTTACTGATTGTGATAAGGCAGGAAAATCCTGCCTGACTAACGTAACATCAAATGACATGGGGATTAAACCTCCGCTAAGCGCTGGCGGATGTTTGCCATCACAGCGTGTTTTAATTCTTCTGACTCAATAGATTCAGTCAACTCTGCCGCAAATGCAATGATGATCATATGCTTAGCCGCTTTACCATCAATTCCCCTTGAGCGCAGATAAAATAGTTGCTCATCATCGATTCGACCCACTGTCGCGCCATGACCACATTTAACATCGTCTGCATAAATCTCAAGCTGTGGCTTAGTATCGATTTCCGCTTTATCACCGAGCAACAAGGTATTATTGGTCATTTGACCATCAGTCTTTAGCGCATTTGGCGCGACTTTAATCATCCCATTAAATACCGCTTTGCTGCTATCCATCGCAATCACTTTATGCAGTTGGCGGCTATTACAATACCCTGTGTTGTGCTCTAAATATGTCCGTGTATCTGCAATTTCGCTATCTTTTGGCAACAATAAACTATTGAGTTCAAGTTCGCTATTTTCGCCATCAAGACGTGCACTGGTGTGGTTACGTGTTAATCCTGCACCTAATAAGAAACTGGTGCTTTTAACACGACCATCACGACCAACCACAATATCGTTATGGGCAAAGTGTTGCGCCTGCGTATTTTCCACATTGAGTTTAAAGTGACTCAACTCTGCGTTATCTCCCACCTCAACGGTTAAACGGCTTCCTGTCATATGCGCTTCACCATTTAAACTGACAAAGTGTTCAATCACTTGGGCTTTACTGTTCGCATCTAGGGTTAAATGGTAACGATATTGGCTAATATTCATCGCCTGGTCGTCACTGATCCCACTAGAGATATTCAGTAAATACAGTGGCTTTTCCGCTATTTTATTCGCGGCTAAGTGGATAACTAGCGGTTGTAGCGCCAAGCTTTCCGTTAAATGCAAAAAAATTTCACTATTCACCGGTGCTGGGAGTAAATCTTGATTATCCAGCAACGAGACTTGAAAAGCCCCGACATCAATGGAGCTTAGGGCTGAACTATACCGCCCATCAATCAAAACAATACGATAAGCATCGATCGGTAATGCTAACTTTTCACATTCACTGGCGGTCACATCTACATGACTAAAACGGTATTGCGTATTTAAGACACTATTCAGTGGCGTATAGTGCCAATCTTCGTGACGAAAAGCAGGTAACCCGACTTGTTTAGCCTGTTCCCAATGGTTTTTGGCATGTTGTGAATTTTCGCCTAAGCGTTGTTCGAACAACGTCCCAAAGCGTGACATTGCTTGCTCATTGAGTGCAGCAACTTCAGCACGCTTTTGCGCTCTTTCACTGTTGGTCAATAAGCCAGCCATAACCCTGCTCCTCCAGTTTTTTCGCTAAAC of the Providencia rettgeri genome contains:
- the pykF gene encoding pyruvate kinase PykF — translated: MKKTKIVCTIGPKTESEEKLTQLLDAGMNVMRLNFSHGDYEEHGQRIKNLRSVCAKTGKQAAILLDTKGPEIRTMKLEGGNDVSLVAGQTFTFTTDTSVIGNKDRVAVTYAGLTEDLKVGNTVLVDDGLIGMKVTNITATEVICEVLNNGDLGEKKGVNLPGVSIGLPALAEKDKEDLVFGCEQGVDFVAASFIRKRSDVEEIRAHLKKHGGENIQIISKIENQEGLNNFDEILEASDGIMVARGDLGVEIPVEEVIFAQKMMIEKCVKARKVVITATQMLDSMIKNPRPTRAEAGDVANAILDGTDAVMLSGESAKGKYPIEAVTIMATICERTDRVMPTRIDNQKPSQRLRVTEAVCRGAVEMSEKLDVPLIVVATYGGKSAKSVRKYFPTAPILALTTNEETARQLLLVKGVIPMIVDGFTSTDDFYREGKRAALESGLAVEGDAVVMVSGALVQSGTTNTSSVHIL
- a CDS encoding major outer membrane lipoprotein → MIRTKILLGSIVLASALLAGCSNSTEVQKLSSDVQTLNGKVDQLSNDVQSLRSDVQTAQEEAARANQRLDNQVRTYKK
- a CDS encoding L,D-transpeptidase family protein, translated to MKRVLTVASLFVMSALLSPAQAKEYPLPDSNTRLIGENYTYIVPNDGRPLEAIASEHEIGLLGMLEANPGTDPYLPEAGKELIIPAQMLLPPTPRTGIVINLAELRLYYYPANSDNVVVYPIGIGQLGRDTPEMVTSVSQSIKDPTWTPTANIRKNYAKEGITLPAVVPAGPENPMGLYALRLAYGRGEYLIHGTNANFGIGMRVSSGCIRLRPDDIEALFHTVPKGTRVQVIDQAVKYSKEADGSYYIEVHQPLSRSSTDDPQTMPIKLSDDFKRFLENEGIDKALVQKELARRSGMPVRVNNDQGTTEPEYENQHEQLIPIEPFTISQPGPIYDGKIGALLPVKYRSSVAAQ
- the sufE gene encoding cysteine desulfuration protein SufE; its protein translation is MPALPDENKLLRNFARCQDWEERYLYMIELGGRLPELNEKQKNDSNLIAGCQSQVWIDMQLQSDGTITFAGDSDAAIVKGLVAIVIILFQGKTAQQILALDVKSFFEQLALEQHLTPSRTQGLNAMIRTILGRANALI
- the sufS gene encoding cysteine desulfurase SufS translates to MSFDVTLVRQDFPALSQSVNNHPLVYLDSAASAQKPLQVIERESEFTLHQYAAVHRGIHTLSANATTMMEDVRQKAANFIHAGSNEEIVFVKGTTEGINLVANSYGRKHFFEGDNIVITEMEHHANIVPWFILAEEIGFEVRVIPISDDGTLQLDKLNEFIDERTRLLSFTHISNVLGTVNPVKEIIQQARAIAAQKGSELAILVDGAQGAMHQQVNVRDLDCDFYVFSGHKLYGPTGIGILYGKKAILDVMPPWEGGGAMIRQVSLTKGITFADAPWRFEAGTPNVSAIIGLGAAFDYLTALNLPNVFSYEAQIMAYASQKLKDNPSITLYGNEQREGVLAFNLGAHHAYDVGSFLDRYGIAIRTGHHCALPLMEHYHVPAMCRASVGIYTTKEDIDALFNALQRIKKLLG
- the sufD gene encoding Fe-S cluster assembly protein SufD codes for the protein MAGLLTNSERAQKRAEVAALNEQAMSRFGTLFEQRLGENSQHAKNHWEQAKQVGLPAFRHEDWHYTPLNSVLNTQYRFSHVDVTASECEKLALPIDAYRIVLIDGRYSSALSSIDVGAFQVSLLDNQDLLPAPVNSEIFLHLTESLALQPLVIHLAANKIAEKPLYLLNISSGISDDQAMNISQYRYHLTLDANSKAQVIEHFVSLNGEAHMTGSRLTVEVGDNAELSHFKLNVENTQAQHFAHNDIVVGRDGRVKSTSFLLGAGLTRNHTSARLDGENSELELNSLLLPKDSEIADTRTYLEHNTGYCNSRQLHKVIAMDSSKAVFNGMIKVAPNALKTDGQMTNNTLLLGDKAEIDTKPQLEIYADDVKCGHGATVGRIDDEQLFYLRSRGIDGKAAKHMIIIAFAAELTESIESEELKHAVMANIRQRLAEV